gactgagatggtttgaacatgtgcagaggagggacagtggatatattggacaaatgATGCTGAATATGAAGCTGATAGGCAGGAGGTAaagaggaggacatgcagagggttggtgtgagagaggaggaaggaagctAGGGATGTGGTGAGGTGGATGGTTCGCTGTGGTGACCCTAGAGGGAACAGTAGAAAGACAGAGAATAAGCAGCTTCATTTTGTATGAGATGTTCCTGAGCTGCCCAGAAAGTTGATATGAAAATGGTAATATTAGAACTTAAAGCTAAatctcagtgtctcatttgttCCATATATTTTATTGTATACAAATTTAAGAATTTGAACATATGCACATTACAAAAAACTGCtttcattacaaaaacaaacaaaataaataaaaccaaatcagCCTATATTCATCAGTCTGGATTGAAATATAGTGAAGGAGCAGAATACAAGGAAGAAGAATAACAGAGAGGCTCTTTGTGGTAAAAGCCACATTTGTTCTTGTGGTTTGTATGTTGACACTTATTGTGTCTCTTCCTTTGGTGCTAAGAACTACATGTAACTACatgtaaaacatttcaaaaacactGAGCAACACAACAGTCATTAACATCTGTGAATGCATTTCAGTAATCttaaatttataaataaaatatttatggcttaattatactgtatttttgtCATGACTTTGTTGAACCGAGCTtggaggaggacaaagactgcccaCAGGGCGAGTGGGGAATACAGTTCATAGACTATAGACTTTTAATACATAtgagtatttatatttttgtaagtATATGCACGCTATTCAAAGCACCATGTGAGGGATTATTGTCTTCATTTTATCTTGAAATATCTTGAATCTTGGATTGTCTGAGAGTTTTAGTATCACTAAATTCATAGACAACTTTCTTTGCAGCTCTCTTGTGTTCACATACTGTATGGTCTGAGTTCACACATTCTCCTCTGAAGCTGATCACTAACAGGAAACATGGTCAGTGTTGGTTGTCCCTGTTTGCATGTGGGTAAAGGAGTGTAGTTTATCTGAAAGCTGCCTGCTGAATCAACAGAGGCTGAATAATTAAGAAGCTGTGTttttccgattgtgaaagatgccagacatgacaggctaaaaaaaaaaaaaaaaaaaaaaaaagaagctgtgtTTTTGTAGGTGATGCTATTGGGAGACTCATATGGTAAGCTGAGTTTAATTATTTGAAACCTGCAGCAGTTGTTGTATCAGGTTCAGTCACTGAACAGACTTTGATGTCATCCTCAGTGTTAAATTTTGCAGCTTTAACTTGAAAAACATTTATACCAGAGTCACAGAAATAAAACTCATTGTAATTTTTActttgttgtgcaaatggaCTATAACTGAATTATGACATCAAGTGGAATTTTTCCCTGGTATAATTGCTGTTGATGTTTGTGGGTAAttactgtttatactgtcaCATATAAGGAAGCACCCTGACAGCTGCCGACTGTGTCAGCACACACCGAACGGTGAGGAGAGATGGAAGCTGTGTTTGGATTGATGGTGATGTTAGTGGGAGTTTCTCATGGTGAGCTTTTCAGCTTTTACATGTGGAACTTTATTAATACTAATATGTTGTATCAACAAGATGTTTTAAAGTAGTGGCATATTTTTTCAAATGGACTTTTTGAAAACAGCTGTGGgatatgttttttaaatttaaaaattgcagctgaaaatttggatttttttgttgcttaTAAATAAATTCTGTGAATTTAAgatcaaaatatatttacaatatgtgtattgtatgcatgcaTACAATATGCATGCAAATGCATACATGCATTAAACACATTAATTATACATGATTTCACTATGTGAGATTTGACTACTGGATTTggtaattaataaataaacagtcTTGAGTTAAAATACTTATGCtagcaaataaaaatacataaatcttctttcagctgctccctttaggagtcGCCAAAGCAGATCATccgcctccatctcaccctatccgcagcatcctcctctgtcataccagccctctgcatgtcctccttcactacattcatgaaccttttctgtggtcttccttgtttcctcctgcctggcagctccatcttcaatatCATTTGTCCATTATATCCACTATCCCACTTCTGCACAtttccaaaccatctcagcctcttctctctaagtttgtctccaaaccactcaacctgagctgtcacTCTGATAGAttaatttctaatcctgtccagcTTTTGAGCTGGTTGATAACATTCCTGGTGATTCCTAATGAAAattttaacatcttcagcttattataaaatatattattattataaatttataataaatcaatattatatatatatatatatatatatatatatatatatatatatatatatatatatatatatatatatatatatatatatatatatatatatatatatatatatatcacaattATATTACCACCTTAAGAGTGGGTGGATATATAAACATGTGCTTTGCATTGACTCATTAAGGTGGAAGAAGGGCATGTTGGCCCTAAatgtcatttctttgtaaggTCTGTTtagattaaatatttttcaaggAGCGTTCTGCTGTGCGGAATTCTGTTTTCCATTGATTCTTCGTTTTTTTCCTGCACCCTTCACTTTGGATGTGCGTGTTCTATTGAGACTTTAaataaagtccagtcaccttttatCAAGTTCTTCAGAACACCAGGAACGACACTTTTCTCATCAACAGTGAGCAGCAAGTGATAGCTATCAGGGATTAAAAAGCATCCAATTTCACCAAATTCACCAAAAAAATGCATATGATCATATGGTTAATATGATCATATGATCATGGCCAAAACCATCTTGAATTGATTGGTAAATTACAGATTCACATattctttgatcttttattgattacaaattatattataaatttatgCAAATGATGCATTGTGCTCAAACACTCATAACTCTCTTGTGCcttgtaataaaaaaattacaattttagaataaaatatacacatatttaggAAAAATCAGGGTCCTACAGTTACATGGGATTAATAGCAAAAAGGATATTGCACTGCAAAATTTGAAAaaggtcaaaatgaccaccttgggagttctagtgttaaTCACTCTATTCTGCTGTCCACTCTTTCCAGCTcaatttctctttcttttcaatTTCCTTTGCTACTTCTCTCTTTGCTGTGTACCTAGCCTCCCAGTACTCCTGCCTACTCCTACTTTCTTCACCTCCCTGACTATCCCACATTTTCTTTGCTAACGTCTTCCTTTGCTGTTATTTGAGCTCTAAATGTCACAGGTGTAACACTCTTTTGCATGCCAGTGCCTGCTTCTTCACATAGtggaaaatgagagagacagacagtagCCATAAAACAACTATTTctactttaaacatttgtaaatGCTGCCACAGTCTTGGTAGGGATTGAACATTCAAAATGGTAATATTTGTGCGTTTcctcatcattattattatgattatttacAGGTGTGAAAACTTACTGTGATGGCAGACAGGATGGAGCTCAGTGTTATGGGTCTTTGGGAGGAACTGTGGACATCCAGCTGATGAATAGCACCTCAGAAATATTTAGATTTCAGTTGTTGAAGAATAAATCAATAGTACTCGCTGTGAGAAATAATAAAGTTTTCTTTATTAACACACAAGACAGATCTGTCTTCATTCCCAGTAATGGAACATTTAGCATCAATAACTTGAGCAGGAATGACAGTGGTCAATATATCCTTGAAACCTTTGATTCAAATGGAACAGCAGCAGGCGAGCGGACTTTACAGCTGTTTATTCAAGGTAACTTTTTTTCTGAAGCCTAAATAAATTTAAGTGTTTGGATAATCTACACAACATAAcgtacaaaatttaaaaaacttttattttgcctgTTTTCCACTAGAAATGATAAAGAATGATCAAGATCCTGTTATAATACcaaaactctgtgtgtgtttctctcagctCCTGTGTCCTCTGTCCTGCTGGTCTATGAGTATCTGTCCCAGGGAGAGATGAGGGTGTCCTGCTCCTCTGAGGGAGGGGACAGTCCTCAGTACAGCTGGACTCTGGA
The sequence above is a segment of the Archocentrus centrarchus isolate MPI-CPG fArcCen1 chromosome 10, fArcCen1, whole genome shotgun sequence genome. Coding sequences within it:
- the LOC115787171 gene encoding T-cell surface antigen CD2-like produces the protein MEAVFGLMVMLVGVSHGVKTYCDGRQDGAQCYGSLGGTVDIQLMNSTSEIFRFQLLKNKSIVLAVRNNKVFFINTQDRSVFIPSNGTFSINNLSRNDSGQYILETFDSNGTAAGERTLQLFIQAPVSSVLLVYEYLSQGEMRVSCSSEGGDSPQYSWTLDGRTLTDAELLSGNNESNIITLKQHVSGHLICSVRNHVSKVFKEERISTCAGNLPLIGGGLTALIIILVVAVAVICAQRKKQSNKTTWNMVWKLTVMADRMELSVMELWEELWTSS